GTCGGTCCGGTGCAGTCCACCAGCGGCGTACGCCGTATTCATGGCCCATGGCACCTCTACCGGGCCGGACTGGTCCACGCCAACCGCCACAACCGCTTCCATTGGGCCGACCTGAACGCCCTGGACTGCGTTCCTCTGTCCCGGATCGCCGCTACCCGCTGGCCCGAACCCCGGACCTGTCTGGGAGACCGACGCCGTATAGGTCTGTTCCTGGGAGCCAGCGAACCGGCCAAAAGGCCGACCCCACGCTTCTGGGCCGACCTGGCTCGGGAACTGCTGCACCGGGATCTGCGGCCGATCCTCTTGGGCGGCCCCGCTGAACGGGACATGGCCGCGAAGGTCCAAAAACAGATCGGGCACAGCGTCCTCAACCTGGCCGACCGGCTGACCCTGGCCCAGCTCGCCGACCTCGGCCAGAGCCTGGAATTGCTCGTCACGCCGGACACCGGCCCGATGCATCTGGCCGCCTGGACCGGCCTGCGGGTTCTCAACCTGTCCCTGGGCCCGGTCAACCCCTGGGAAACCGGCCCTTACCAGCCCGGCCACCATGTACTTCAAGCCCGGATCAGCTGCGCGGGCTGCTGGGGTTGCACCCACCCCAAACATCCAGGGGCGCATCATGAAGCCCGCCACGCAACCCATAGATGCCACGACCATTTCCTGCCCCGCCGCGTGGCCCAACTGGTCCATGCCCTGGCCGATCCTGACGGCCGGGGCGAAGCCAGGCCGAGAACGGCGAACGGCAACCTGTTTTTGTCCGCCAAAACGCCCCAAGGCTTGTACCGCCTCAACCGCCTGCTCCCGGAAAGCGCCACGCGGTCGTCCCGGAACATGCTGGACGAATTCTGGTCGATGTTCTGGGGCAGTTCCTTCGGTCTGTGGGAACGGGACAAGCCCCTGGCGGCCTGGACCGACCTGACCCGCGCCTTCCCTGACCTGGCCGAAACCTTTATCCGCTTCCTGTTCGGCTTTCACCGCAAACTGCGGCAGGCCAGTGACGAGACGTTTTGGTCCCAAGGCCCTCCAATGCTGCGCCCGCTTTACAGCCAAGCCCACCTGATCTTGCAAAACGACGATTTTTCATGGAAAAGTGAACGACAAATCTTGACCATGACCGAGGAACTGCTCCGGATCGTGGCTGGGGAGAAAAACCTATGACGCTGAAAATTCGCCATGGAATCGGATATGCAGCCCTCTGCGGTTGCCTGCTGATCTGGACGGCGTTGATCGCCGCCGCCTCTCCGGCCGCCGACACCTTGGGCGAGCCCAAGCAGGTCACCCTGCCCATGACCCTCGACTATGCGCTGCTCAACGCCATGGTCCGGAACACGTTTCTGGAAGGGGGAGCCGTCGCGGGGGTGGATACGGAGAAAACACGCAAGACCTTATATTACGAGCAGGACGGCTGCCAGGGCGTCGTTGTTTCCGCTCCGCGCTTCCGGGAGGAAGGCGGCGTGTTGCTCATGGAAACGCAGGTTCATCTGCGCTACGGCCGGAGCATGGGCAGGTATTGCGTCCTGCCGCTGAGTTTCGACGGGGTGCTGGTCATGCATCAGCGCCCCTCGATCTCTCCCGAGGACTGGACCCTGCGTTTCAGACCGGTCAAATCCGAAATGCGCACCCCGGACGGTCAATCGGCCCGCTTGGCCTCCCTGGCATGGCGTTTGGTGGAGGACTACGTTCTGGGGGCATTGGCCGACGTCTCGGTGAACCTGGGCCCGCCCAAACAGCAGTTGCAAGACTTCCTTCCGCTGATGCTGGCGGACGCGGATCGGCCGCAAGTCCTTGAGATGCTGAACGGACTGCGTCCGAAAGACGTACTGATCCAGGCTCAAGGATTGCGCCTGGAGAACGTGATGACGATTTTCGACGAACTGTACCAGCCCGAACCGGAATGGCTGGAGCCATATCTGTCCCACGAGGAACTGGAACAGTTCATTGTCGCCTGGGAAGTCTGGGACGCTTTCCTGGTGCATCTGATCACGACCCTGGCGACCAGACAGCTTACGGACGACGAGCAAATGCTTCTGCTGGACGTTTTGCTGCGCATGCGCCATGAGTTCGCCCATCATCTCGAGGATCCCGTGGGTCAGGCCGACTTGGTCCGCGTCCAGTTCGTGGAGGCCTGGACCTGGCTCGGGCCGCTGTTTCGCGGCCACCTTCTGGATGCCGACAACGAATCCCTGCTGGGCTACCTGGCCTTTTTTTCGGCTTCCGACGCTCTCTTGGCCCTGGACAAGCTGGGTCCGACCCTGGGGCTGGAGATCAGCCGGGACGGGCTGATCCGTCTGGCCTGGCTGCTGGACGAGCAGGAGACCCTTTTGGAGTATGGCCCGGAATTGCTTCCGGAGTTGCGCCGCGTCTTAGGGTTGGACAGGGAGTTGGACAGGGGACTGGACAACGGGCTGGGCAACGAGGACTCCGGAAGGGAATCGACGCCGCCGGGTTCTCCGTGGTCCCGGAGCCTGAAATTTCTCCAGGACCATCTCGCGGCGTTTTTCATAGGCACCGCCCAGGCCGAGTTCCCTCCGGCCGAACTGGAGGCCGATCTTGCCCAGTGGATTTTCCGGGCGCGCGACCTGGAAACGTATATGGATCGAGTGACCAGGGTGCTCAGAGATCGCACAGGCGAGGTTCTGGACAAAACCGAACGGCCAGCCGGACACCGCGATTTTTTTCACGACCTGGTTCTGGCCACGGCTTGGCAGGAAAGCTGTTTCCGACAGTTCACGACATCCGGGGACCGAATCATGTACATCCGGTCCTACAACAACACCTCGGTGGGGATCATGCAGATCAACGAACGAGTCTGGCGCGGCCTCTACGACCAGACCCGTTTGCGCTGGGACATCGCCTACAACTCCCAGGTCGGGGCCGAAATCCTGGACCTCTACCACTCCAAATACGCCCGCCCCAGGATGCGCAAGGCTCCTGACGCGGCTTGGACCTTGGACCTCCAGGCCGGAATGCTCTACGCCATGTACAACGGAGGACCGGGACAGCTGGACCGATTTCTGACCCGCGCCCAAGAGAACAACCTGTTTCGCAGCGACCGCCTGTTCAGGGAAAAATGGGACTGGGTTCGCCAAGACGCCCTGGACAAGATTTCCATTTGCCTCATTGGCCCCTAACGGGCTGTTACATAATCCTCACCGACTCCTTCGCACGCTACCATGATCGACAAAAACTCGGCCGTATCCACCATCCTGGAGCGTCTGGAAAAACTGCCCTTGGGCCACTGCCTGGATATCCGGACCTACAAGCGCAATCGGCGGGTGCTTTTTCTACGGGTGGGCGAAAACGCCTGGGACGTCCTTCAGGATGGTTTCGGCAAGGGTCTTTTTGAAGACATTGCCCTGGAAAAAATGCGCAAGCTCCTCCAAACCCTGCTGCGCAAGGAATTTCCCCGCAGCACGAAAATCCGTCTATACGCCCTGGGGCCGTGCGATCCAAAAGAGACCTCGACCCAGGAACGCAAGGTGCTTTGAAGGCAAGGGCATTTGTGCAGTGGTCCGCCAAAATGCGGGGATCACTTGTAGAACCTTCGGTCGACCATTGACAAGGCGCAGTCGCCTCTGTACGCTTTGAATGCGCACACAATATAGGAGCCCCCCATGCCCCAAGCCGCCATTGAAAACAATTATCGAATGTCCTTGCGGATCGCCCCGGAAGAAAAAGCCCTGCTGATGCGGGCCGTGGCCATTCAAGGCACCAACTTGACCACTTTCGTCACCCGCACCTCGATCGAGGCGGCTCGGTCTATTGTCCAGCAAGCCGAACGGGTCTCCCTGACTCAGCGGGACAGCCTCCATGTCCT
The DNA window shown above is from Desulfonatronum sp. SC1 and carries:
- a CDS encoding DUF1778 domain-containing protein is translated as MPQAAIENNYRMSLRIAPEEKALLMRAVAIQGTNLTTFVTRTSIEAARSIVQQAERVSLTQRDSLHVLDVLENPPKPTSRILRAAEALPDWA
- a CDS encoding glycosyltransferase family 9 protein, with protein sequence MSAKPILILQMQRMGDLILSFPLFLWLQREHPGHPIWVVGEPRFYEALLPVSPAATYFPWTATEQIRQTAFTLCVNLSHERAAAALAGEVRAERRVGPVQSTSGVRRIHGPWHLYRAGLVHANRHNRFHWADLNALDCVPLSRIAATRWPEPRTCLGDRRRIGLFLGASEPAKRPTPRFWADLARELLHRDLRPILLGGPAERDMAAKVQKQIGHSVLNLADRLTLAQLADLGQSLELLVTPDTGPMHLAAWTGLRVLNLSLGPVNPWETGPYQPGHHVLQARISCAGCWGCTHPKHPGAHHEARHATHRCHDHFLPRRVAQLVHALADPDGRGEARPRTANGNLFLSAKTPQGLYRLNRLLPESATRSSRNMLDEFWSMFWGSSFGLWERDKPLAAWTDLTRAFPDLAETFIRFLFGFHRKLRQASDETFWSQGPPMLRPLYSQAHLILQNDDFSWKSERQILTMTEELLRIVAGEKNL
- a CDS encoding lytic transglycosylase domain-containing protein, which produces MTLKIRHGIGYAALCGCLLIWTALIAAASPAADTLGEPKQVTLPMTLDYALLNAMVRNTFLEGGAVAGVDTEKTRKTLYYEQDGCQGVVVSAPRFREEGGVLLMETQVHLRYGRSMGRYCVLPLSFDGVLVMHQRPSISPEDWTLRFRPVKSEMRTPDGQSARLASLAWRLVEDYVLGALADVSVNLGPPKQQLQDFLPLMLADADRPQVLEMLNGLRPKDVLIQAQGLRLENVMTIFDELYQPEPEWLEPYLSHEELEQFIVAWEVWDAFLVHLITTLATRQLTDDEQMLLLDVLLRMRHEFAHHLEDPVGQADLVRVQFVEAWTWLGPLFRGHLLDADNESLLGYLAFFSASDALLALDKLGPTLGLEISRDGLIRLAWLLDEQETLLEYGPELLPELRRVLGLDRELDRGLDNGLGNEDSGRESTPPGSPWSRSLKFLQDHLAAFFIGTAQAEFPPAELEADLAQWIFRARDLETYMDRVTRVLRDRTGEVLDKTERPAGHRDFFHDLVLATAWQESCFRQFTTSGDRIMYIRSYNNTSVGIMQINERVWRGLYDQTRLRWDIAYNSQVGAEILDLYHSKYARPRMRKAPDAAWTLDLQAGMLYAMYNGGPGQLDRFLTRAQENNLFRSDRLFREKWDWVRQDALDKISICLIGP